The DNA sequence GTAGCTTAAATTTTTTGAAGACATCGGACCCTTTTCGTTTCTCGCCAATTCCAAGTTTTTTAATATTGTTTTCGCTTTGCTGCCTTGCTGTTTTGTATCAACCAAATACGCATAGCTATCATCATATCCATACATCGCCACATAATGACCGGCAAAATGTATTTTACTGGTAAAATAATCCAGATGATAACTATCAAGTTTTAGTCCAACGGCAATATTTTTATCAATATTGTCTTTGACATTTTCCCAAGCCTTTTTCACTGATGATGTCTCTTGAACATCTAATTTTAAATTTAAATTTCGTGCAATATTTTGAGTTAGGACATCGGGTTTTATTCTCCCGCCGATAAATGGAAAATCCATTATTTTCATATTCCAAAATATGAAGCCCAACCCTTCACCCAAACCAAAAAGCATCGGCTCAGAAAGCTCAATTCCGATTTCATTCAATAGCGAACCAGTTGCGGTAGTCTCGCAACGCTGACCGATAAATGGTTTGAAATTTTCAATTATGTGTGTCATATATTTTATTTCATCACTTATCAATAGTTAGTATATGAAATTTTTAACATTTAGTCAAACAAAAATTTTAGGGAGCTCCTTAGCGTTGCTCGCGAATGGGTTGGGTGGGTCAAGGGCAACATCTCTTTCGGTGGCACATTTTTACTTTGCAAAATACGAAATTTGGAAGCGAAAAAGGAAAGGTTCAAAAACCCGCCCGCATTCCTCCCCAGACCCCTCATGCGGGCGGGAAGAAAGCCGAGGCGGGGCAAATTCCATTCCCCCAGAAAAATAGTTTGCCCCGCCGAGTCCAAATTAGTTTTCAGGGTTTTGCTCAAAAAATGTTCGAACTTCGTCCAAAAAACACCGCCAAGTTTTACATTCAGCGAAATTGAAAGATATTGCCTCGGCGTAAAGCGCCTCGGCATGGTATTTTTCCGCTATTTTGAAGGCATTTTTGAAATCCAAAACCAAAGTGCGGTCGGCAATGCGGAAGTTCACAGAGCGAAGCTCTGGCAAAATGAAATTTTGCAAACCAATCTTTTTTCTCTCGCTTTCAGCGAAAGGTTGAGCGTATTTTTCTTTGATTGCCCAAAAGCTAATCTAAAAACAATATGGACAACCTAAATTTACAAACCAAAAAGATTTTTCTCTATGCCCGCAAATCCACGGACGAGCCAGAGCGACAAGTGCTTTCCATTGAGGCGCAAATGTTTGAATTGCGAGAATATGCCAAGAAAGAGGGTTTAAATATCGTCCGTGAATTTGTGGAAAGCAAAACCGCCAAAGAGCCGGGGCGAGAGATTTTTAATGAAATGGTGGCAAGCATAGAGAAAAATGAAGCCGAGGGAATTTTAGCGTGGCACCCTGATAGGTTGGCTCGCAATTCCATAGACGGCGGACAGATTATCTATCTTGTAGATACTGGAAAAATAACCACGCTAAAATTTCCAACTTTTTGGTTTGATCCGACACCGCAAGGAAAATTTATGTTGTCCATTGCTTTTGGGCAATCAAAATACTATGTGGATAATCTTTCGGAAAATATAAAGAGGGGTATTCGCCAGAAATTGCGAAATGGAATATGGCCCGCTTGGGCGCCACTTGGCTATATAAACGACAAAAACGCCCGCTGTATCGCCGTGGACAAAGAAAAGGCAAAGTATATCAAGCGGGCTTTTGAAATGTACTCAACTGGCGAATACCCGCTCGCTCAAATCCGAAAGATTATCAATTCCTTGGGCTTGGTTGGCAAGAAAGGCAAGATGCTTTCCGTCTCAAATTATCAGTATATGCTGAAAAACAAAATCTATTACGGCATGATTGAATATAACGGCGAAATGTATGACGGAAAGCATGAACCGATTATCACAAAGAAACTTTTTGATTCCGTTCAAGAAGTGATGATGAATAAAAGCAAACCGAAATCGCCAAAATTAAAACATTATGTGTATAGAGGATTTTTCCGTTGCGGAGAGTGCGGTTGCTTCATAACTACCGAAACGCAAAAAGGGCATAACTATTTACGCTGTACCAAACGGAAAAATCCTTGCATGCAAAAATATACTCGCGAGGAAATCATCACTTCTCAAATAAAAGAAGAAATCAAAAAAGTTTCTTTGTCTTCCGCTTGGGCAAACGCTTCAATAAATTTTTTCGAAAACGAAAAAATGAAAATTGCCCAAGCGGAAAGCTCTTTCGCCCAAAAAGCGAGAGATGAGCTTGTAGAGATAGAATCAAAACTTGATCGCTTGCTTGATTTACAACTGGACGGCAATTTATCGCAAACGGAATATGCCACTAAAAAGCACAAGCTCATTCTCGCTAAAAAGGATTTGGAAGAAAAAATCTCTGCTTTTGGGCGAAAGAGCAATAATCGGTTCGAACTTCCGCATTGCCGACCGCACTTTGGTTTTGGATTTCAAAAATGCCTTCAAAATTGCGGAAAAATACCATGCCGAGGCGCTTTACGCCGAGGCAACATCTTTCAATTTCGCTGAATGTAAAACTTGGCGGAGAGGGTGGGATTCGAACCCACGGTACCCTTACGAGTACACTACCTTTCCAGGGTAGCCAGATCAGCCACTCCTGCACCTCTCCAAGATTTAGTGTGTAAATATATCATACTTCATTATAAATAGAAAATTATTACAAAAATATTTTATTATTCTTTTGTAAATTTATTTACCAAAATTTGGAAAGATGGCAGAGCGGTTGAATGCGGCGGTCTCGAAAACCGTTGTCCGCAGTATTGTGGACCGAGGGTTCGAATCCCTCTCTTTCCGCATAGTTTTTCATTTCTTGTTTTCACTTTCTTTTCAATTATTTTAATTCAATCTTTAAGAAAGGATATCAATGTCACTTTTAGATAAAAAATGTCTTTCGTATGAAGGCTTTGTTAAACCATTTGATGAAGTTAGTGAAAAACAATTTTTACAAAAGGTTAAAAATTGGAATTTAATTTCATCAGACGAACATAAGATTATCAAAACTTTCAGATTATTAGATTTTGTTAATTCAATTAAATTTGTTAATAAAATTGCTGAAATATCAGAAGTTGAAGGTCATCATCCAAATATTTCAATTAAATATAATATTGTTGATATTGAACTCTTCACGCATTCAATCGGTGGATTAAGCGAAAATGATTTTATTCTTGCAGCTAAAATTGATGAGGTTTTTGAATTAAATAAATAAAAAACCGCTGTAATTTACAACGGTCTTTATTTAACTAAAAATCAAATTAAGATGGAACTTCTGTTTTTAACAAAACATTATTAATTGCTTCAATTAAAGAAGCCTTTGGTAATGCACCTTGCGCCATTTGAGGTCTTTCATCTTTTGGGCAAAACAATAATGAAGGAATACTTCTAATTCCAAAAACTGCTGCAAGCTCTTGTTCAACTTCGGTATCAATTTTATAAACATTTATTTTACCAGCATATTCTTTGCTTAATTCTTCTAAAATTGGGGCAACCATTTTACACGGTCCGCACCAATCAGCATAAAAATCTATAATACATGGAAGTTCACCAGCAAAATTCCATTCTTTATTTTGTTCGTAATTAAAAACTTTTTCTAAAAAAGTTTGTTTGGTTAAGTGCTCTGCCATACTTCTCCTTTTTTTTATGAAATATGATGTCTGCTTTTTTAAAAGGATTCAAAATATTTAACTGTTTTAAAATCCTTAATAAATATTTTGTTGAAATAATTAATATTATTTTTGCTTAATTATAACGTACAAATTTTAACTTTCCATAAATATGATAAAAATATTCCAAACAATAATTTTACATTTTATAATTGGATTTTTAGTTTCCGGAAATAAGGTTTCAGGCCAAAATGAAATGCTTAACCAGGGCGATTTTCGCTTTGTAAAAATTGGTGTTGAAGAAGGTTTATCGCAATCGTCAATATTATCAATTTTGCAGGATAAAAGAGGTTATTTATGGATTGGAACAGCAAACGGATTAAATAGATTTGACGGTTACGAATTTGTTGTTTACAATAATATTACAGAAGATTCTTCATCTATTTCTGATAATGAAATTACATCAATGTATGAGGATAAAGAAGGATTCATTTGGATTGGAACTGCAAAAGGTATTTTAAATAAATTTAATCCTAAAACGGAGACTTTTAAACATTATGATATTGCAAGCTCAAGCGATTGGTATTTAATTGATGAAGAAAAATTTTATAATTATCCGCTAACACTTTCAAGAAATCAGAACAGCACTATAACTACAATTGATGAAGATAATGATGGAAATTTATGGATTGGAACTTGGGGAAAAGGGTTAATTAAATTTAATCCCAAAACAAATCAGAAAAAATATTTATATCATTTTCCAAATCGAATTAATGCTTTAAGTTCAAACAATATTGTAAAAGTTTTTGTGGATTCAAAAGGAATAATTTGGGTCGGCACTTTTGGCGGAGGTTTGAATAAAATTATTAATACCGCAAATTCTCAATTAAAAATTTTCAATAAAAATATTTATCCAATAAATTTTATTAAAATAGGTGAAAAAATAACTTCAGTTTCTGAAGACTCAGAAAAGAATATAATTGTTGCAGAATATAATAATGGAATATTTAAAATTAATTCAACAACAAAAGAATTATCTCCAAATCGCTGGCAAATTTCTCAATTAGATTTGAAATTAAATCAAAATTATAATTCGCCTAATATTATGACTGTCTGCAAAGAAAATGAAAATTTATGGATTGGAACTTACGGTAACGGACTTTTGCTTTACAATGAAAAGTTAAAAACCACAAAACAATTTTTGGCTTCTAAAGATGAAAACTCGTTAAGTGAAAATGAAATTCAATCAATTTATGTTGATAATTCCGGAACGGTTTGGGTTGGTACACAGCTTGGGAAAGGCATAAATAAAATTGAATCAAATAAAAATAATTTTAAAACTATTCCGGTTTTGTCTGTTGAAAATAAATCAATAAACGATAATATAATTTGGTCAATTTTTGAAGACAGCGATAAAAATTTGTGGATTGGAACTTACCGCGGCGGCTTGAACAAAATTGATTTTAAAACAAATAATTTTAAATATTTTGGAGAAAATGAAATCGGCGATTTTCATATTCGTTCAATTATTGAAGATTTCAATGGAAATTTATGGATTGGAACTTTTTCAAATGGGTTAACTTTTTTTGATCGAAGTAAAAATATATTTAAATATTTTAAAATTGGGGAAGACAACAAAAGTTTAAAATCCAATCAAATTCAATCGCTGCTTATTGATCAAGATTCAATACTTTATATTGGTACATTCGGCGGTGGCTTGAGTCAGCTTTCTCTAAAAGATTTTTATCAAAAACAAATTCACGAGTTTACGTCTTATCAGCATAATCCATCGAATATTTTCAGCATTAGCGATGATAGAGTTTATTGTATTTATGTTGATAAAAAAAACGAATTGTGGCTAGGCACACACGGCGGAGGAATAAATCAATTTAATAAAAAAACAAAAGTTTTCACAAATTATAAAAGTGATAATAATTTGTTGAATGATAACCGAATTATGAAAATTTCTGAAACTAAAGAAGAGAAATTTTTAATTGGAACTTTTGGAGGCGGATTAAATTTATTTGATCCCGAGACAAAATCATTTACAAATATTAATAAAATTTCCGGAATTGACTGCAACGATGTTTACGGAATAATTGACGATAACGTAAGCGGATATTGGTTAAGCACAAATAACGGAATTTATAAACTCGATTATGATTTAAGTTCATTCGTTCGTTATGGATTATTAGATGGATTACAAAGTCTTGAATTTAATGGTGGTTCTTATTTCAAATCAAAATCCGGTATAATATATTTTGGCGGAATAAATGGATTGAATTATTTTGATCCAAAGGAAATTCAGATTGATAAATTTGCAGCTCCGATTGTAATTACAAAAATAAAATTGTTTGATAAAGAAATTAAAGGTGAAAAAAAAGAATTAATATTTGAAAAAGAACAAAATTATTTTTCCTTTGAATTTGCATCATTGGACTTTAAAAAGTCCGGTAAAAATAAATACAAATATATTTTAGAAGGTTTAGATAAAAATTGGACTTACACAAATGCTGAAAATAGAAAAGTATTTTATACAAATCTTGCACCAGGTGAATATAAATTTATTGTTACCGGTACAAACAATGATGGAATTTGGAGTTCAAAATTTTCATCAGTTAAAATAACAATTCTTTCTCCTTTCTGGATGCAGTGGTGGTTTATTTCATTGCTGATATTGTTTGTTGGTGGAATTATTACTTTTTTAATAAATCAAAGAATTAGATATTTAATTGCAATGGATAAATTGAAATCAAATCTTTCTGCTGATTTGCATGATAATGTTGGAGCTGGTTTAACAGAAATTTCCATATTAAGTGAACTTACTGCAACGGAAGTTCCGGATTCATCAAATGTTTCAAAGAATTTGATTAAAATAAGCGAGCTATCACGACAATTAGTTGAATCAATGAGTGATATTGTTTGGGTTGTAAATCCAAATAGAGATTCTTTATATGATTTAATTGTAAGATTGAAAGATTCTTATGCAGAACTTTTAGGCGAATTAGGAATAACTTTACAAACTTCAGATTTGGATAAATTAGAAAATATTAAAATGCCGATGGATATTAGACAAAATCTTTATTTAATTTTAAAGGAATCAATAAATAATTGCATAAAACACAGCTGTTGTAAAAACATTATTTTGGAAATTATTAATGTTGGGAAAAATATGACTATAAAAGTTATTGATGACGGAAACGGGTTTAATATTAATTCCCAAACTCATGGTAATGGATTAACAAATATTAAGAATCGCTCAAATAAAATTGATTGGCAAATTTCAATTAAATCAGAAATTGGCATTGGCACAAAAGTAATTTTAGAAGGAAAAATTTAAAGGATGATAAACGTCGCAATAATAGAAGATAATTTAATTATTAGAGATGGATTGGCTGCACTTATTAACGGAACAAGCGGTTATAAATGTGTTGGCTCTTTTGGAAATTGCGAAAATTTTCTTTGCGAACTGCCGAAATTAGAAATTGATGTTACACTTATGGATATTGGACTTCCGGGAATAAATGGAATTGAAGGAGTTAAAAAAGCAAGAAAAATTAAACCTGATTTAAATATTCTTATGCTTACAATTTACAAAGAAAGTAAAGTTGTGTTTGAAGCTTTGTGTGCCGGAGCTTGCGGTTATTTAGTAAAAAATACTCCGCCAAGCAGATTATTGGATGCAATAAAGGAAGTTTCTGAAGGCGGTTCTCCAATGAGCAGTATGATTGCCAGGCAAGTTATTTCTGTATTTCAACAAGAAAATACCGTTACAAAATCTCAAGAAGATTATGGACTTTCGGATCGTGAAAAGGAAGTTTTACTTAAGCTTTCTGAAGGAGATAATTATCAGCAAATTGCAGATTCACTTTTTATAAGCGTTGATACGGTGAGACATCATATAAGAAATATTTACAAAAAACTTCATGTTCATTCACAATCGGAGGCAGTTGCAAAAGCAATCAGAAAAGGAGTAATATAAACTGCATAAATAGTGCATAAATTTTTACATTTTTTATTCCTACCATAAAAAACCGCATAAATGTGCGGTTGATTGACCACGTCCAAATTATTATTTATCAAACAGAGTTTCTAAATCTATTGCAATTAGGAGGAAATATGTTTGATTATAATTCTAAAGAAAATCCAATACCCGAACTTGTAAATGATGATATATACGGTTTGTTACAAAGCAGGGGATTGATAGATGAGAAATCCGTTAGAGATTATTTAATTAAAAAAAGATTTAAGGATATGAGAGATCTAAAAGTGAGAGCAAGCGAAGCTATAGATTCTTTGCGTGAAGAATATCCATATTTACAGTTTGATACTATTAGAAAAATTGTTTACCAAACATAAAGTTTGCGTTTGTACATAGGGAATGTGGTCACATCTTTTTTAATGTGACCACAAATTTTAAGACTTGTCTAAATCATCATTAACTTCATCATCCAAACTATCATAAATACCTGGAATTGTCTTTTCGGTATTTTCTTTAATCGGCTCAGCAGTTATTATTTTATTCAGCTCTTTTACTTTTTTATTCTTTTTATAAATGATGAAAATACTTACTAGAATAATAACTGCAAGAATTGCAATTATTCCATAAATAAATTGAGATTTTGTTCCGCCGATAATTTTTTTCCATTCATCAATTTTCTTATCAATATTTACTACTTGTTCATTTTTGATGAGATTATTATTTAATAAAACCGGAATCCATTTTTCTTTTACAATTGAGCTCCAAACATTTTCTGAAAAGAAAATAAATTCACTATCATCTTGAACGCCAAGTTTATCAGAACCAGCAATTTTCCCATCAATGAATGAAATTATGTTTGATTCAAATTCTTTAGCATTAAGAAATAACGGAACATTAATATTATTAGATTTAAATTCTTCGTGAATTGATCTGAATATAGATTTATCTATTGCTCTATCCCAATTAACCATTAAAGAATCTATTTGTACCAATTTATCTTTATTTTCTGTATCCGTTGAATAAATATCAAATAATTTTGGACCAAAATGTTTCCATCTATCATCAAATTGATTATACTCATTTCTCAGAACATTTAAGTCATCAGCGGTTAATAAACTCGCGTTTAAAAAGTCAATGTTATCAGAAGCAAGATTGCTGATATTGTCAATCAAACTTGTATTTTTTAATTTTGTTCTAATTTCTTTCAGTTCAGCATCATTTAAAGTTTCTAATTTGTGTTCTGCCGACATGAAAATATTATCCATAATTTCTTTAATTAATGTATCTCTTTGCGAAATTCCTTGTCGAAGTTCGGTAATTACTTTATTTAAAGAATCAATTGTGTGCTTTGTTGCACCAAACCCGGATCTAATAGCTCTTAATTCTGCCATTAATTTAATATTCGTATTTCTTAAAGTATTTAATTCGGAAGTTAATTTTGCAAGTTCATCAGAGATTTGTTCGTAATTTACGCGCAGAGTTGAAACTTGAGTATTTAAATTAGAAATCTCATCAATTTTTTTTCTTGAATACTCAGTTTTTTTATCAAGAGATGTAAATGTCGATTCAAAATTGCTTGGATACAAAGCTCTATTAAGCAATTCTTTGTTTCCCCTAAACTCATTTTTAAATTCTTCAATTTCCTTATGAATTTTATCTAATTCATCCGGAGTTTTTGCGTATTCAATTGCAATTTCAAATGATCGCTGACGACTTTTGAATTCTTGAGTAATTCTAAAATCAGATTGACTAAAAATATTTGTAGTCAAAAATGATATAATTAAGTAAAAAGCTAAAAATTTAGCCAATTTTATTCTCCTTTTATTCCTTCAGAAGTTAAATATGCAACATGGTCTTCGCCTTCAAGTAATTCTATATAAGGCAAACGTTGATTGAAAGCAGGAAGATCTAAGCCAAATTCCGAAACATTTATTTTATTTTCTAATGAAAAAGTTCCATTATCAGCTTTAAATACGTAAACATTTTTAAATCCGGTAGCAACCATAAAATAATAACCTTTTGTATCTCTAATTATTCTAACAGATTCTTTTTTATAAGAAGTCGAATCTTCATATTCCGCTAAAAATAATCCTTTAACATTTGCCGAAAATGAAAATCTTGATTCACTCACTGTTCCGTCATCCGAAACGTCTAAAACACTTTCTATTGGCCAGGCAAAATCGACTGGTTCTAAAACAATTTGTGAACAGCCGAATAAAAAAGCAAATAATATTGAAATTCCAATTTTTTTCATATTATCCCAAAAATGTTTAAAAATATTCTGTTTTAATAAATTTAAAAGTTTATTAGCGTTTAAATTTAATTGTATTATATTAATAAACAAAGTTAAAAATAGTGTTAATAGTTTTTCTGAATTTCCGATAATAAAAAATATAATTTCGATTTTTACAATTTATGGTTAATATTTTGGATTCAAATAATAATAAAATAGATGACGGCTCTTTAGATAAATTACTTGTTTTGGAAGAAGCAAAACGACTAAAAACAATTTTTTTGGATAATATGAGTCACGAATTGCGAACTCCGATTACTGTAATTTTGGGTTATGCCGGAATACTTTATGAAGAATTGAGAGATCCGGATTTGAAAGAAATGGCCGAAATTATCTTAAAAAGCAGTAATCGCTTAACTGAAGCTTTAAATTTACTTTTAGATCAATCAGATGTTGAAACTGAAAGATTGAAAGTTGAACTTAAGGAAGAAAATCTTTTTGATTTTCTGAAAGAAACGGTAAATGTTTACAAACCTGTTGTTGAAGATAAAGGTTTACAAATCAATTTTAATTGTGAAGTTGAAAACGCAAAATGTAAACTTGATAAAAAAATGTTTACAAAAGTGATGACAAATTTGCTTAATAATGCAATAAAATTTACCGAAAAGGGAAGTATTTCAATTTCGCTAAAATTGGATGACGAAAAACAAAATTATATTGTTGAAGTTGAAGATACGGGAATTGGAATTGCTAAAGAAAAATTATCATTAATTTTTGAAGCATTTCGTCAAGTAAGTGAAGGAATGAACAGACTTTATCAAGGAATTGGTTTGGGATTATCGGTTTCCAAAAAATTTGTAGAAATTATGAACGGCGATTTATCGGTAAAAAGTACTTTAAATAAAGGAACAATTTTTACAATTAAAATTCCAGCTTTCAGTTAAATTTACCTTTTAATTTATCCCAAATTCCTTTGCCAATTAAGTTATCAACGTTAATTAAAATCTTTTTCAACACAATTAAAATATCCGTATCGCCGGCCCAATATTTTTTTATAATTTGCGGATCAATTGAATTTATCATTTCGTTTAAAATGTAAGCGGCAATAGCAATATCATCCATATAACCAATTGGACCAAGAAAAACTTCCGGCAATAAATCAATCGGCGAAATAAAATATGCAATTGCAGAAACTAATTTTACTTTTTTACTTTGCGGAACTTCGGAATCTTGCACAAGTTTTATCAACAAATAAAAAATATCCGGTGCAAGCATTATAAACTCTCTCCATTTGTGATTTAGAGAGGCTTTCTCATCCAACCATTTTGTAATATTGGATCTAAGTTTTAAATAATATTTTTCTTCTTTTTCCATCAAATTAAATTTAAAATTATTTTGAAATTCTGTTTAAACCATTTAATGCCGCAACTCTATAAGCTTCTGCCATTGTGGGATAGTTAAAAGTCGTATTGATAAAATACATTAATGTGTTTGCTTTTCCTTCTTGAGCCAAAATTGCTTGCCCGATATGAATAATTTCCGCAGCACCGTAACCAAAACAATGAACACCAAGAATTTCCAAAGTTTCTCTATGGAATAATAATTTTAACATGCCCGTTGTTCTTCCGGTAATTTGCGCTCTTGCCAAATGTTTGAAAAGGGAATGACCAACTTCATAAGGAATTTTTTTCTCTGTTAAATCTTTTTCGGTTAAACCGACTGAGCTAATTTCCGGAATTGTATAAATTCCGGTTGGAATAAATTCAACAAGTTTGTGCTCGCAAAATCCATTTACTAAATGAGTTGCGCAAAATCTTCCTTGATCATAAGCGGCGCTTGCCAAGCTTGGATAACCTATTACATCTCCAACTGCATAAATGTGAGGATGAGCTGTTTGAAAATTTCCGTTTACTTCAATTGAACCTCGAACATTTCCTTTAATTCCAATATTTTCTAATCCCATTGAATCCGAATTTCCGGTTCTTCCTTGCGCCCAAAGTAAATAGTCGGTTCTAATTTGCTTATTAGATTTTAAAAATAATGTAACTCCGTTTTCATCGGCTTCAACTTTTTCATATTCTTCATTGTGGCGAACCAAAACACCGTTTTCTCTTAAATGATATGCAAGCGCATCAATAATTTCATCATCCAAAAAAGTTAATAATTGATTGCGTGTATTTATCAAATTTACTTTTATCATCAATCCTCTAAAAATTGATGCATACTCACAGCCAACAACTCCGGCGCCGTAAATTGTAATACTTCGCGGATTATCTTTAATATCCAAAATAGAATCGCTGTCTAAAATTCGTGGGTGAGAAAAATCAATATCCGGCGGATGATATGGTCTTGATCCAGTTGCAATTACAAAATAATCTGACGAATATTTCTTCTTACTTCCGGATTCATTAGTAACTTGAATATTATGTTCATCAATAAATTCAGCGGTTCCGTCAAGTATTTCAACTTTGTTTCTTTCGTAAAAACTTTTTCTTAATTGATATTGCTGACTTACAACTTTTTCCGTTGATTTTAAAATCGTTTGATATGAAATTCCATTTAAGGAATCCGTATCGGAAATAATTTGACTTGCGTGACGCAAAGCCTTACTGGGTATTGTTCCTTTGTGAGTGCAGCTTCCGCCAATGTTTGAGAACTTATCGCAAATTGCAACTTTTTTCCCTTCCTTTGTTGCTTTCATTGCCGCACCTTCGCCGCCGGGACCACTTCCAATTACAATTAAATCAAATTGATTTGACATTTTATTCCAAATTTTAAATTCAAATTCTTTGCAAAATTATTTTAAGATCATCATTTTTTTTGACAAACTTCCAAAATCAGTTTTTAATGTGTAAAGATAAACTCCGCTTGATAATTTAGATGCATTAAAATT is a window from the Ignavibacteriota bacterium genome containing:
- a CDS encoding BtrH N-terminal domain-containing protein, with the translated sequence MTHIIENFKPFIGQRCETTATGSLLNEIGIELSEPMLFGLGEGLGFIFWNMKIMDFPFIGGRIKPDVLTQNIARNLNLKLDVQETSSVKKAWENVKDNIDKNIAVGLKLDSYHLDYFTSKIHFAGHYVAMYGYDDSYAYLVDTKQQGSKAKTILKNLELARNEKGPMSSKNLSYTIQDMGKNYDLKKAIVIAIKNNAKDYLNPPIKNIGYKGVLKASEEIKKWFKNSKDIQGDFKTTAMLMEKAGTGGAIFRNIYRDFLKESYDLLKIEKLNEAHKMFVEIAILWTNVSGLFEKTAETKNIEYINKASEILVDLSKKEKIAMELLLKL
- a CDS encoding recombinase family protein; this encodes MDNLNLQTKKIFLYARKSTDEPERQVLSIEAQMFELREYAKKEGLNIVREFVESKTAKEPGREIFNEMVASIEKNEAEGILAWHPDRLARNSIDGGQIIYLVDTGKITTLKFPTFWFDPTPQGKFMLSIAFGQSKYYVDNLSENIKRGIRQKLRNGIWPAWAPLGYINDKNARCIAVDKEKAKYIKRAFEMYSTGEYPLAQIRKIINSLGLVGKKGKMLSVSNYQYMLKNKIYYGMIEYNGEMYDGKHEPIITKKLFDSVQEVMMNKSKPKSPKLKHYVYRGFFRCGECGCFITTETQKGHNYLRCTKRKNPCMQKYTREEIITSQIKEEIKKVSLSSAWANASINFFENEKMKIAQAESSFAQKARDELVEIESKLDRLLDLQLDGNLSQTEYATKKHKLILAKKDLEEKISAFGRKSNNRFELPHCRPHFGFGFQKCLQNCGKIPCRGALRRGNIFQFR
- a CDS encoding 4a-hydroxytetrahydrobiopterin dehydratase — translated: MSLLDKKCLSYEGFVKPFDEVSEKQFLQKVKNWNLISSDEHKIIKTFRLLDFVNSIKFVNKIAEISEVEGHHPNISIKYNIVDIELFTHSIGGLSENDFILAAKIDEVFELNK
- the trxA gene encoding thioredoxin: MAEHLTKQTFLEKVFNYEQNKEWNFAGELPCIIDFYADWCGPCKMVAPILEELSKEYAGKINVYKIDTEVEQELAAVFGIRSIPSLLFCPKDERPQMAQGALPKASLIEAINNVLLKTEVPS
- a CDS encoding response regulator transcription factor, which gives rise to MINVAIIEDNLIIRDGLAALINGTSGYKCVGSFGNCENFLCELPKLEIDVTLMDIGLPGINGIEGVKKARKIKPDLNILMLTIYKESKVVFEALCAGACGYLVKNTPPSRLLDAIKEVSEGGSPMSSMIARQVISVFQQENTVTKSQEDYGLSDREKEVLLKLSEGDNYQQIADSLFISVDTVRHHIRNIYKKLHVHSQSEAVAKAIRKGVI
- a CDS encoding HAMP domain-containing histidine kinase; this translates as MVNILDSNNNKIDDGSLDKLLVLEEAKRLKTIFLDNMSHELRTPITVILGYAGILYEELRDPDLKEMAEIILKSSNRLTEALNLLLDQSDVETERLKVELKEENLFDFLKETVNVYKPVVEDKGLQINFNCEVENAKCKLDKKMFTKVMTNLLNNAIKFTEKGSISISLKLDDEKQNYIVEVEDTGIGIAKEKLSLIFEAFRQVSEGMNRLYQGIGLGLSVSKKFVEIMNGDLSVKSTLNKGTIFTIKIPAFS
- a CDS encoding DUF1232 domain-containing protein; the protein is MEKEEKYYLKLRSNITKWLDEKASLNHKWREFIMLAPDIFYLLIKLVQDSEVPQSKKVKLVSAIAYFISPIDLLPEVFLGPIGYMDDIAIAAYILNEMINSIDPQIIKKYWAGDTDILIVLKKILINVDNLIGKGIWDKLKGKFN
- the sthA gene encoding Si-specific NAD(P)(+) transhydrogenase, with translation MSNQFDLIVIGSGPGGEGAAMKATKEGKKVAICDKFSNIGGSCTHKGTIPSKALRHASQIISDTDSLNGISYQTILKSTEKVVSQQYQLRKSFYERNKVEILDGTAEFIDEHNIQVTNESGSKKKYSSDYFVIATGSRPYHPPDIDFSHPRILDSDSILDIKDNPRSITIYGAGVVGCEYASIFRGLMIKVNLINTRNQLLTFLDDEIIDALAYHLRENGVLVRHNEEYEKVEADENGVTLFLKSNKQIRTDYLLWAQGRTGNSDSMGLENIGIKGNVRGSIEVNGNFQTAHPHIYAVGDVIGYPSLASAAYDQGRFCATHLVNGFCEHKLVEFIPTGIYTIPEISSVGLTEKDLTEKKIPYEVGHSLFKHLARAQITGRTTGMLKLLFHRETLEILGVHCFGYGAAEIIHIGQAILAQEGKANTLMYFINTTFNYPTMAEAYRVAALNGLNRISK